In Lysinibacillus sp. FSL M8-0337, the following proteins share a genomic window:
- a CDS encoding catalase: protein MNHSHEKDDTLTNRQGHPVTNNQNLRTVSNRGPATLENYDFLEKISHFDRERVPERVVHARGAGAHGYFETYGVVGDEPISNYTRAKVFQNKGKQTPVFVRFSTVIHGGHSPETLRDPRGFAVKFYTEDGNWDLVGNNLKIFFIRDAMKFPDMIHAFKPDPITNIQDVERFFDFCASSPESFHMVTFIYSPWGIPANYRMMQGSGVNTYKWVNSEGKAVLVKYHWEPLQGIKNLTQKEAEEIQQKNFNHATQDLYDAIKRGDYPEWELNVQIMEDGPHPELDFDPLDDTKLWPNDKFPWYPVGKMVLNKNPEDYFAEVEQATFGTGVLVDGLDFSDDKMLQGRTFSYSDTQRHRVGANYLQLPINAPKKRVATNQSGGQMMYKRDLAPGQNPHINYEPSMLNGLKEATQTAKEYTPYIEGNLVRESIDRQSNTKQAGETYRNFEQWERDELLANLIRDLSACNTAIQEAMIALAAEADEEYGRLLKEGLQKAQQNASSAKPLGNINGDNAPKDAVDKGHDAEPY, encoded by the coding sequence ATGAACCATTCTCATGAAAAAGATGATACATTAACCAATCGCCAAGGTCACCCAGTTACCAACAATCAAAATTTACGAACAGTCAGCAATCGAGGGCCAGCAACTCTTGAAAACTATGATTTCCTTGAAAAAATAAGTCATTTTGACCGAGAGAGAGTTCCTGAACGTGTTGTGCATGCTCGTGGTGCTGGAGCACATGGCTACTTCGAAACATATGGAGTTGTTGGCGATGAGCCTATTTCTAACTATACAAGAGCAAAAGTATTTCAGAATAAAGGCAAACAAACGCCTGTTTTCGTCCGCTTCTCTACGGTTATTCATGGTGGACATTCGCCGGAAACATTACGTGATCCGCGCGGCTTTGCTGTCAAGTTTTATACAGAAGACGGAAACTGGGATTTAGTTGGCAACAATTTAAAAATCTTCTTTATCCGTGATGCCATGAAATTTCCAGATATGATTCATGCTTTTAAGCCAGATCCTATTACAAATATTCAAGACGTCGAGCGCTTCTTTGATTTCTGTGCAAGTTCTCCTGAATCCTTCCATATGGTCACTTTTATTTATTCACCTTGGGGCATTCCTGCCAACTATCGCATGATGCAAGGTTCTGGAGTCAATACGTATAAATGGGTAAATAGTGAGGGCAAAGCAGTCCTTGTGAAGTACCATTGGGAGCCATTACAAGGCATTAAAAACTTAACACAAAAAGAAGCAGAAGAAATTCAACAAAAAAATTTCAACCATGCCACACAAGACTTATACGACGCTATTAAACGTGGAGATTATCCTGAATGGGAGTTAAATGTACAAATAATGGAGGATGGCCCTCATCCAGAGCTTGATTTTGACCCACTGGATGATACGAAGCTATGGCCGAATGACAAATTCCCTTGGTATCCAGTCGGAAAAATGGTATTAAATAAAAACCCTGAAGACTATTTTGCCGAGGTAGAACAAGCGACTTTCGGCACAGGTGTCCTCGTTGATGGGTTGGATTTCTCAGACGATAAAATGCTCCAAGGGCGTACTTTCTCTTATTCTGATACGCAACGTCATCGAGTGGGTGCCAACTATTTACAATTACCAATCAATGCTCCGAAGAAACGAGTAGCGACCAACCAAAGCGGTGGGCAAATGATGTATAAACGAGATTTAGCACCAGGACAAAATCCACATATTAACTATGAGCCATCAATGTTAAATGGTTTAAAAGAAGCTACCCAAACGGCGAAAGAATACACACCATATATTGAAGGCAATTTAGTGCGCGAATCCATTGATCGCCAAAGTAATACGAAGCAAGCTGGTGAAACTTATCGTAATTTTGAACAATGGGAACGTGACGAATTACTAGCAAATTTAATTCGGGATTTATCCGCATGTAATACAGCTATCCAAGAGGCGATGATTGCATTGGCTGCTGAAGCAGATGAGGAATATGGACGCTTACTAAAAGAAGGTTTACAAAAGGCACAGCAAAACGCTTCGTCTGCAAAGCCTCTTGGTAACATTAACGGTGATAATGCACCAAAAGACGCAGTCGATAAAGGCCACGATGCCGAACCTTACTAA
- a CDS encoding LD-carboxypeptidase has protein sequence MISTVAHLKKGDTVGIVCLSSLVEPEKLGNALAFLDELGLRYKIGDTITAKHDYLAGSDNVRLADFHAMVQDPDVKAIFCVKGGYGSARIAGKIDYELLAENPKIFWGFSDLTYLHCAINEYANIVTFHGPMLMAANSMDELSKKMFLQLFSPIEIQYTEAISPLNVVAPGFARGPIIGGNLRRIVSTLGTKFEVRTEGRILLIEDIAETIPRIDSMLQQLKQARKLEQLAGVVIGSFTETGASDEALLVLMQEYFGDLEIPVVAGFKIGHETTNIAIPLGVDAILDAQEKVLRILPGVY, from the coding sequence GTGATAAGTACAGTAGCGCATTTAAAAAAAGGGGATACAGTTGGCATTGTATGTTTGTCCAGCCTTGTTGAGCCAGAGAAATTAGGAAATGCTTTAGCCTTTTTAGATGAGCTGGGTCTCCGCTATAAAATAGGGGATACGATAACGGCAAAACATGACTATTTAGCAGGTAGTGATAACGTAAGACTTGCGGACTTTCATGCTATGGTTCAAGATCCTGACGTGAAGGCCATCTTTTGCGTAAAGGGTGGCTATGGCTCTGCTCGTATTGCTGGAAAGATTGATTATGAGTTGCTAGCGGAAAATCCAAAAATTTTCTGGGGCTTTTCTGATCTTACCTATTTGCATTGTGCTATTAATGAGTATGCAAATATCGTGACGTTTCATGGGCCGATGCTAATGGCTGCCAATAGCATGGATGAGTTATCGAAAAAAATGTTTTTACAGCTGTTTTCTCCGATTGAAATACAGTATACAGAGGCTATATCCCCATTAAATGTAGTTGCCCCTGGCTTTGCACGTGGACCAATTATTGGTGGTAATTTACGTCGAATAGTCAGCACTTTAGGCACAAAATTTGAGGTTCGGACTGAAGGCAGAATTTTATTAATAGAAGATATTGCAGAGACAATTCCACGTATTGATTCGATGTTGCAACAGTTAAAACAAGCTAGAAAGCTGGAACAATTAGCGGGGGTAGTAATTGGCTCCTTTACAGAAACAGGAGCAAGTGATGAGGCTCTTCTAGTGTTAATGCAAGAATATTTTGGTGATTTAGAAATACCTGTTGTAGCTGGTTTTAAAATAGGGCATGAAACGACGAATATTGCCATCCCATTAGGGGTCGATGCCATTTTAGATGCACAAGAAAAAGTGCTTCGAATTTTACCAGGCGTCTATTAA
- a CDS encoding DMT family transporter, which yields MKIPPYALLLLATVLWGGNFVIGRAVSGNIPPFTLAFLRWCVAFIVFLPIAYRSVKREWHMLKEHWKIVLILAFTGVAAFNTLVYIALHYTTSINASLMNSSTPIMIYILSFIFLKEKLSSFQILGTALSLSGVLFIISGGSFASLVDFTFNKGDLIVVVAVFCWSIYSLLVKHYAGRLPGQSTFLVTIFIGAVMLLPFYLYEITTMTNAIHWHWSTIAAILYVGIFASIVAFLCWNHGVVQLGANKAGIYLNFIPVFASIFAVLFLDEQLHIFQIIGGLAVVAGVLLSSKK from the coding sequence ATGAAAATCCCACCATATGCGTTATTATTACTTGCTACCGTTCTATGGGGTGGTAATTTTGTCATTGGCCGAGCCGTGAGTGGCAATATCCCACCCTTTACATTGGCTTTTCTTCGTTGGTGTGTCGCCTTTATCGTATTTTTACCGATTGCTTATCGCAGCGTAAAACGTGAGTGGCACATGCTCAAAGAACATTGGAAAATTGTCCTTATACTAGCCTTTACTGGTGTGGCAGCTTTTAATACGCTCGTCTATATTGCTCTCCACTATACAACTTCTATCAATGCATCATTGATGAATTCTTCGACACCCATTATGATTTACATACTATCCTTTATATTTTTGAAGGAAAAACTCTCGTCATTCCAAATTCTTGGAACTGCACTATCACTTAGCGGTGTCCTTTTTATTATTTCAGGAGGTTCGTTTGCAAGCTTAGTCGATTTTACGTTCAATAAAGGGGACTTAATTGTTGTCGTCGCCGTTTTCTGTTGGAGTATTTATTCACTTCTTGTAAAACATTACGCGGGTCGTTTACCAGGACAGTCAACATTTCTTGTCACAATCTTTATTGGTGCTGTCATGCTCTTGCCATTTTACCTATACGAAATCACAACAATGACCAACGCTATACACTGGCACTGGTCAACGATTGCCGCTATTCTATATGTAGGTATTTTTGCTTCTATTGTAGCATTTCTATGCTGGAATCATGGGGTCGTACAACTTGGCGCGAATAAAGCAGGTATTTATTTAAACTTTATTCCGGTCTTTGCCTCTATTTTTGCCGTGCTTTTTTTAGATGAGCAACTACATATTTTTCAAATTATCGGAGGACTTGCCGTCGTAGCAGGTGTCCTATTATCAAGTAAAAAATAA
- the nagB gene encoding glucosamine-6-phosphate deaminase encodes MKWIEVNSYDEMSNVAAHIFTEQLQAKPASILGLATGGSPVGMYKELVKRQQAGDISFKEVTTFNLDEYVGLEQNSPASYWTFMHENLFTHVDINEEKIHLPNGKATDLEAECVAYDAQIAEAGGIDLQLLGIGVNGHIGFNEPGTSFDSLTNIVELTESTRTENAIYFDNPEAVPTHAITMGIQSIMNARAIVLIAFGEKKLEAIEKLKGGEVTEAFPASRLLNHPNVTIIYGGTK; translated from the coding sequence ATAAAATGGATTGAAGTAAATTCATATGATGAAATGAGTAACGTAGCTGCACATATTTTTACTGAGCAACTACAAGCAAAACCAGCTAGCATACTAGGGCTTGCAACAGGGGGTTCACCAGTTGGGATGTATAAGGAATTAGTTAAGCGTCAACAAGCTGGTGATATTTCTTTCAAGGAAGTTACAACATTTAATCTAGATGAATATGTGGGCTTAGAACAAAATAGCCCAGCAAGCTACTGGACGTTCATGCATGAAAATTTATTTACTCATGTGGATATTAACGAAGAAAAGATACATTTACCAAACGGCAAGGCAACAGATTTAGAAGCCGAGTGTGTGGCATATGATGCGCAAATTGCCGAAGCAGGTGGGATTGATTTACAGTTGCTTGGAATAGGGGTAAATGGACATATAGGTTTTAATGAGCCTGGTACATCATTTGATTCACTGACAAACATTGTAGAGCTTACAGAATCAACACGAACTGAAAATGCTATTTATTTTGACAATCCAGAAGCTGTGCCTACTCATGCTATTACAATGGGTATTCAATCTATCATGAATGCAAGGGCGATTGTGCTCATCGCATTTGGTGAAAAAAAATTAGAAGCCATTGAAAAATTAAAAGGTGGAGAAGTGACTGAAGCTTTTCCAGCTAGCAGATTATTAAATCATCCAAATGTAACGATTATTTACGGCGGTACAAAATAA
- a CDS encoding arylamine N-acetyltransferase, with protein MNAQIQQYLKFIQFQGSLEPSIKLLGQLQTKHLHTIPYENLDVALKRDISFAIPDIFQKIIVQQRGGNCFELNILYSWLLRELGFSVTNRYAQFWRNTDDSTPIEEVPMHQLLLVQFDGIAYISDVGVGALAPCKPVPLIAHHEHREGNELYKIEWHDTYGWMLYEQTSHNWRLLYNFTDNGNDANFAPRLSQQKNKIAMIRTPTGRHTMFNNEFRIYEGQSLTTYTTQTDKEWLQALKRFFHISLT; from the coding sequence ATGAATGCTCAAATTCAACAATATTTAAAATTCATTCAATTTCAAGGATCTTTAGAGCCGTCTATCAAGCTACTTGGTCAATTACAAACGAAACATCTACATACCATTCCCTATGAAAATTTAGATGTTGCTTTGAAACGTGACATTTCCTTTGCTATCCCGGATATTTTTCAAAAAATTATTGTTCAACAACGCGGAGGCAATTGCTTTGAACTTAACATTTTATATAGTTGGCTACTTCGAGAACTCGGTTTTTCTGTAACAAATCGCTATGCGCAATTTTGGCGTAATACGGATGATAGTACACCGATTGAAGAAGTTCCCATGCATCAGCTACTCCTCGTTCAATTTGACGGCATAGCTTATATCTCGGACGTAGGTGTAGGTGCTTTAGCTCCGTGTAAACCAGTGCCTTTAATTGCACATCACGAACATCGCGAAGGCAATGAGCTTTACAAAATTGAATGGCATGACACATACGGTTGGATGCTGTATGAGCAAACATCACACAATTGGCGCCTACTGTACAATTTCACGGATAACGGGAACGATGCCAATTTTGCACCACGTCTTTCTCAACAAAAGAATAAAATCGCCATGATTCGCACCCCTACTGGTCGACATACGATGTTCAATAATGAATTTCGTATATACGAAGGGCAATCATTAACAACTTATACAACACAGACCGATAAAGAATGGCTACAAGCGCTTAAACGTTTTTTTCATATATCGCTTACTTAA
- a CDS encoding S-layer homology domain-containing protein, whose amino-acid sequence MKKISKILIVVLILGILQIQPVYAASFKDVSSDNTLSTEIDYLVERGIIKGYPNGTFKPNEYVTRAQVAVMISRALALKTTNVKNPKYQDVPTSHIYYKEIAATQNAGIFDATKKFNPNGTLTRADMAIVLQRAFKLKGTTSPYYFTDVTEKTPGYKEILAVANNNITSGYQDGSFKPKLPLTRAHFSAFVARALTLSNPNLLKDPAYTYTYTYAYYSPDDGLRYTLNYQYSHNDNKNDVWTITNMTNNKPFYDELLYYDGSVYAQAIAQEYSSHYDFYIGLPLRIGVIVHEDDERPVNGNRITVQTTDGTVRAGGVNYKNVAILEESFKYIDVVKTYYFVDGIGLVKELHNGEVVYELLKRTAN is encoded by the coding sequence ATGAAAAAAATAAGTAAGATTTTGATTGTAGTTTTAATTTTAGGGATACTCCAGATTCAGCCTGTTTATGCAGCTAGTTTTAAAGATGTATCATCAGACAATACGTTAAGTACGGAAATAGATTATTTAGTAGAGCGGGGGATTATTAAAGGGTATCCTAATGGTACTTTTAAGCCAAATGAATATGTCACAAGGGCACAGGTAGCTGTTATGATATCACGTGCGTTAGCCTTAAAAACAACGAATGTAAAAAATCCGAAGTATCAAGATGTACCGACATCTCATATTTACTATAAGGAGATTGCTGCGACACAAAATGCTGGAATATTTGATGCAACTAAAAAGTTTAATCCAAACGGCACGTTGACGAGAGCAGATATGGCTATTGTTTTGCAACGAGCTTTTAAATTAAAGGGAACGACGAGCCCATATTATTTTACAGATGTTACAGAAAAGACACCGGGCTATAAAGAAATTTTAGCGGTAGCGAACAATAATATTACGAGCGGTTATCAAGATGGCTCATTTAAACCAAAATTGCCATTAACAAGAGCCCATTTTTCAGCATTCGTAGCTCGTGCATTAACTCTTTCAAATCCCAATTTATTAAAGGATCCTGCCTATACCTATACCTATACTTATGCCTATTATTCACCTGATGATGGTCTAAGATATACATTAAATTATCAATATAGTCATAATGATAATAAAAATGATGTTTGGACAATTACGAATATGACTAATAATAAGCCGTTTTATGATGAATTATTATATTATGATGGCTCAGTATATGCGCAAGCAATCGCTCAGGAGTATAGCTCACATTACGATTTTTATATAGGGCTACCACTAAGAATTGGCGTGATAGTTCATGAAGACGATGAACGTCCTGTAAACGGCAATCGCATTACCGTCCAAACGACGGATGGAACAGTTCGAGCAGGTGGTGTTAACTATAAAAATGTAGCAATATTAGAAGAAAGCTTTAAATATATTGATGTAGTGAAGACGTATTATTTTGTAGATGGTATTGGCTTAGTTAAGGAACTTCACAATGGGGAAGTTGTTTATGAGTTACTAAAACGAACAGCAAATTAA
- a CDS encoding helix-turn-helix domain-containing protein, which yields MKIGSLIKYYRTKLGMTQNSVAMGICSIPHLSKIENNNKEANSETIRLLLERLNISIHDVENNEQNIICLLNDLQKHINYLENEKVKETMSKLKEYEEIIGFTESIYLYELYKLRYYVFVKEHKLADNQLRWLNAHRQNFSQHERYLHSYYYALVLITKGKYEEAAKELTQILQIHPELGSLEGEFYYHFALIKGRLEEPSQAIIYGKKALQFYKDQFNFKRIVFTLMSLALNYSRGKVFHEAIEIYEHLVRNAELLQQQQLLPAIYHNLGDLYQMRWEYENALIYFEKSASLMSKNCDHYLLCLYNLGVTQFRLEQTEKSIKTFTILKEEAKNKKKLSFNLFATFYLYLLGEEKKKAMDFLEGRLIPFTADNEELKEMHQQFSNLLGEYYRQEKQFEKAMQFIEI from the coding sequence ATGAAGATAGGTTCATTAATTAAGTACTATCGTACAAAGCTAGGAATGACACAGAATTCAGTGGCGATGGGGATTTGCTCGATTCCTCATTTAAGTAAAATTGAGAATAATAATAAAGAAGCAAATAGCGAGACAATACGTCTACTGCTAGAACGATTAAATATTAGTATTCACGATGTAGAGAATAACGAACAAAATATTATTTGCCTATTAAATGATTTACAAAAACATATAAATTACCTAGAGAATGAGAAAGTAAAAGAGACAATGAGCAAATTAAAAGAATATGAAGAAATAATAGGTTTTACAGAATCTATTTATTTATATGAACTTTATAAGTTACGTTATTATGTGTTTGTTAAAGAGCACAAATTAGCAGACAATCAATTAAGATGGCTAAATGCCCACCGACAAAATTTTTCCCAACATGAAAGGTATTTACATTCATATTATTATGCATTAGTTTTAATTACAAAAGGTAAATATGAGGAAGCAGCTAAAGAACTAACTCAAATACTTCAAATACATCCAGAACTAGGGTCACTAGAAGGAGAGTTTTACTATCATTTCGCTTTAATAAAAGGGCGGTTAGAAGAACCAAGCCAAGCAATTATTTATGGGAAAAAAGCTCTTCAATTCTATAAGGACCAATTTAATTTTAAGAGAATTGTTTTTACATTAATGTCTCTGGCACTCAATTACTCTCGAGGAAAAGTGTTTCACGAAGCAATCGAAATCTATGAACATTTAGTGAGAAATGCGGAGCTATTACAGCAACAGCAGCTATTACCTGCTATATATCACAATTTGGGGGATTTGTACCAAATGAGATGGGAATATGAAAATGCATTAATTTACTTTGAAAAAAGCGCTTCTTTAATGTCAAAGAACTGTGATCATTATCTGCTTTGCTTATATAATTTAGGTGTTACACAATTTCGCTTAGAACAAACGGAAAAAAGTATAAAAACCTTTACTATTCTAAAGGAAGAAGCAAAAAATAAGAAAAAATTAAGTTTTAATTTATTTGCTACTTTTTATTTATATTTGCTAGGAGAAGAAAAAAAGAAAGCAATGGATTTTTTAGAAGGGAGGTTAATTCCATTTACAGCAGATAATGAAGAATTAAAAGAAATGCACCAACAATTTTCTAATTTATTGGGAGAGTATTATCGACAAGAAAAGCAGTTTGAGAAAGCTATGCAATTTATTGAAATCTAA
- a CDS encoding S8 family peptidase, with amino-acid sequence MKKVKSTLLSLLIAGSVINPVYATAMDSEDSSGNDGGQEKFRVYVETNKKSEKSTLKNQYSVRWELTENGFSTDMNEKQFEALQKNKNYTVTKVPIVTLDTIGLEDDSMVENETLDLVTSLRASQQIPWGIKAIYNNDTLTSTTGGSDINIAVLDTGVNTSHPDLVNNVEQCKDFTGATTPINNSCTDRNGHGTHVAGTALADGGSDQAGVYGVAPNADLWAYKVLLDSGSGYSDDIAAAIRHAADQATATGTKTIISMSLGSSANNSLISSAVNYAYSKGVLIVAAAGNSGYAQGTIGYPGALPNAIAVAALENVQQNGTYRVADYSSRGYISTAGDYVIQEGDIEISAPGSSVYSTWYNGGYNTISGTSMATPHVSGLAAKIWAENPSLSNTQLRSNLQARAQSVDIKGGYGAAIGDDYASGFGFARVQ; translated from the coding sequence ATGAAAAAAGTGAAAAGTACGTTGCTAAGTCTTTTGATTGCAGGATCAGTAATAAATCCGGTGTACGCAACAGCGATGGATAGCGAAGATAGCTCAGGAAACGACGGTGGTCAGGAGAAATTCCGTGTTTATGTTGAGACAAACAAAAAATCAGAAAAATCAACATTAAAAAATCAATATTCTGTTCGTTGGGAATTAACAGAGAACGGATTTTCAACTGATATGAATGAAAAACAATTCGAAGCATTACAGAAGAATAAAAATTACACAGTTACAAAAGTTCCTATCGTTACATTAGATACGATAGGTTTGGAAGACGATAGTATGGTAGAAAATGAAACCCTGGATTTGGTAACTTCTTTAAGAGCTTCTCAACAAATACCTTGGGGAATTAAAGCAATTTATAACAATGATACTTTAACATCGACAACTGGAGGAAGTGACATTAATATTGCTGTACTCGATACGGGTGTAAATACTTCTCATCCTGACCTTGTCAATAACGTAGAGCAATGTAAAGACTTTACAGGTGCGACAACACCCATTAACAACAGCTGTACAGACAGAAACGGACATGGTACACATGTTGCTGGTACGGCCTTAGCTGATGGTGGAAGCGATCAAGCAGGCGTTTACGGTGTAGCTCCAAATGCTGATCTTTGGGCTTACAAAGTGTTATTAGATAGCGGCTCTGGATACTCAGATGATATTGCTGCTGCTATTCGACATGCAGCAGATCAAGCAACAGCTACTGGTACCAAAACTATTATTAGTATGTCTCTAGGTTCTTCAGCGAATAATAGCCTCATTTCAAGTGCTGTCAATTACGCATACAGTAAAGGAGTTCTAATAGTAGCTGCAGCTGGTAATTCAGGCTATGCGCAAGGAACAATTGGTTATCCGGGGGCATTACCAAATGCAATCGCCGTTGCAGCTTTAGAAAATGTACAACAAAATGGGACTTATCGTGTAGCTGATTACTCTTCACGTGGTTATATATCTACAGCTGGAGATTATGTAATCCAGGAAGGTGATATTGAAATCTCAGCTCCTGGCTCATCCGTTTATTCTACATGGTATAATGGCGGTTATAATACAATTAGCGGCACATCAATGGCTACTCCTCATGTCTCTGGTTTAGCAGCAAAAATTTGGGCTGAAAATCCGTCATTGTCTAACACGCAACTACGTTCTAACTTACAAGCGAGAGCACAATCAGTAGATATTAAAGGTGGTTATGGAGCTGCTATAGGTGATGACTACGCTTCAGGATTTGGATTTGCTCGCGTTCAATAA